Proteins from one Cheilinus undulatus unplaced genomic scaffold, ASM1832078v1 Contig15, whole genome shotgun sequence genomic window:
- the LOC121506628 gene encoding H-2 class I histocompatibility antigen, Q9 alpha chain-like, translating to MKTVMFLTLLGLFLHDTTAVTHSLQYFYTASSGVPNFPEFVAVGMVDDFQIDYYDSNIKKDVPKQDWMNKVTERKADYWEGETRKRQGAQQTFKANIDTAKQRFNQTGGVHINQRMYGCEWDDETGEVNGYDQHGYDGEDFIALDMKTMTWVAPRPQAVITKHKWDKDKAFLATKQNYFTTMCVAWLKKYVDYGKSSLMRTDLPTVSLLQKSPSSRITCHATGFYPNRAVMFWRKDGEELQEDVDVGEILPNPDGSFQMSADLELPSGDWEKYDCVFQLSGVKEDIVTRLEKREIKTNHVDNTIIGIGIAVGVLLVLALAGLGYMIYKKRAPKRPPSIASSCGSEQPILEKDKDNSLDSVSFFISVSN from the exons TGACTCACTCTCTGCAGTATTTCTACACGGCATCGTCTGGAGTCCCAAACTTCCCAGAGTTTGTGGCTGTTGGGATGGTGGATGATTTTCAGATAGATTACTATGACAGTAACATCAAGAAGGATGTACCCAAACAGGACTGGATGAACAAAGTCACAGAAAGAAAAGCAGACTACTGGGAGGGGGAGACTAGGAAGCGTCAGGGTGCCCAGCAGACCTTCAAAGCCAACATTGACACTGCAAAGCAGCGCTTCAACCAAACTGGAG gtgtCCACATTAACCAGAGGATGTACGGCTGTGAGTGGGACGATGAGACTGGAGAGGTTAATGGATATGATCAGCATGGTTATGATGGAGAAGACTTCATTGCTCTGGACATGAAGACAATGACATGGGTCGCTCCTAGACCTCAGGCTGTCATCACCAAACACAAGTGGGATAAAGACAAAGCTTTCTTGGCAACTAAACAGAACTACTTCACCACAATGTGCGTTGCCTGGCTGAAGAAGTATGTGGACTATGGAAAGAGCTCTCTGATGAGAACAG ACCTCCCCACAGTGTCTCTCCTCCAGAAGTCTCCCTCCTCTCGGATCACCTGCCATGCTACAGGTTTCTACCCCAACAGAGCCGTGATGTTCTGGAGGAAAGATGGAGAGGAGCTTCAGGAGGACGTGGACGTTGGGGAGATCCTCCCCAACCCTGACGGATCCTTCCAGATGAGTGCTGACCTGGAACTTCCCTCTGGAGACTGGGAGAAGTACGATTGTGTGTTTCAGCTGTCTGGTGTGAAGGAGGACATCGTCACCAGACTGGAGAAAAGAGAGATCAAAACCAACCACG TGGATAACACGATCATCGGCATTGGCATCGCTGTGGGTGTTCTTCTCGTTCTCGCCCTCGCCGGCCTTGGATACATGATTTACAAGAAGAGAGCAC CCAAACGCCCTCCATCTA TCGCCAGCAGCTGTggttcagaacaacccattcttgagaaagacaaagacaacagCCTGGACTCAGTAAGTTTCTTTATTTCAGTCTCCAATTGA